aatttgcaatttttttttgtatggtaAAAACGTTTAGATTCCATACagtaattgtaaaaaaaatacttttggcATTATTAAAAAGGCATTTCGAAAATTCCTACTGGCcagtattaagtacttaaaacatCAACTTTTCCTAATCTATAAGACACGTTCCATCaacagttcaaattcaaattcgaaaatcgaacacattttttctttactcATGCAACGACATATCGATCGCGGCATTGGTAACGTTACCAGTGTTGCCAGCACTGGTACTCTCCCCATTTTCCTCTAAATTTTTTTGCGTGGCAACATTTTCGTCTTCGCTCGACATTGTAGCACTGGCGAAGGTTAAAAAGTGCTTTCCGAATTCAACTTCAGGTTCATACTGCTCGGTCTCCGTGCCGCTTTTTTCTCCGAAATTCGGTGAATCCTGGAAGGTGTCGAAGGTCTTGTACTCTTTCTGTTTCTTGCTGTTCTCCACGAACTGTTTGAGTTGCTGCGGCATCGGGAACGAAGACTTTATGTGACAGCGCTTCATCCAATTCCTGAGTGACTTCCGCGGCACTTTGTGGGTTTGCGCGGCCCTGGAAGGCGAGAAAATTAcgtaagcttacgactatatcccaattggagtagtccaaggtacatccatcgcattgAATTATAAATTGCATCAAATATTACACaaatgaaaaaagaagaaaaaagataaaCAGAAGTACCCACACGTCGCGAGGTTTCTAATCCAACGACGTCTACAATGGTTGAGCCAAGACTGTCAGAGAAAGTGAGCTGTGTTACTGAGACACCGCGGTCCTGTGgtacaaacggggagcgccggttcgaatctcCAGTACCCCAAATTTatctgaagtgcagttttcactaacacagttgtctcgaccattatagacggcgatacggctcacctatcccgtgggtctaacagaaaactcggtgacgtgtgggtacttagttcatcttgcgatggatgtacctctgactacgtgCTGTATAACAAGTTTTTATAACAAATACACTTACCTATAGATACTCCCTCCTTTCTTGACATCCATAAGAGCGGCCCACATCGCCTCATTAGAGTACCGTCTGTTTGGATTGAACTTTCCCATCATCACTCGCTCCAGATCTTTACGCGACAACCCTGATGAACTGACCTCCTTGCCCTCTAAAAACTGATCTAAATCCGATTTTAGCACCGTCTCGCCTATATCGACATTCTTGTCCTTAAAAATAGGCGGTCGCCCACGCCTACGGATGGGAGCCTTCTCCACGATTTTCGGGTAAATATCTTTAGCAGCAACACTTTCCTTCATCTTTGGTATGAGCTCGACCTCGGATTTCTGGTTTTTGGTGTCGATTTTCGGTTTTTTTATCTGGCTCGCTTTCAAAAGTGAGACTTCCAGCTCGCCGTTTTGTTCTAACCACGACTTGTAGTAGTCGTTTTCGGCTTTTTCTGTGGTTTTTTGCAGAAAATCTTCGGTAGCCATGTTTGTAATGCCGTATTTTGAGAATTCCTTCTGTATATCTGTCGCGTTCATTCTTGAGAGTCGTTGTATGTAGTCAGAGTTGACTTTGGCTAAATTTTGCAGtttgttttggaaaaataaTTCACTTTCCGGCTTAACTCGTATGTAGGGGAGGCCACGAcctataaaaaagaagaaaaatggtAATGATTTTgggtaaaaacatttttaatttaaaatattaaaaaaaaacggtaaAGTTAATGGAAAAAAATGTAACATGCATATTATAAGAGAACCATGAATGTTTTTTTCCAAAAAAACTAGGGACAACGAAAAAAAGACGACAAATGACATGTCTGTAAGATAGTCCTGTCAAAAACCCAGGaccaaatagaaaaaaaagaacattcatggttcgattttttttaatttaaaaaaagaaaatcaaataCTACTAATTTAATACATTATTAAGAATAAATTGGCCTACCTTACAGAcattca
This region of Pectinophora gossypiella chromosome 28, ilPecGoss1.1, whole genome shotgun sequence genomic DNA includes:
- the LOC126379175 gene encoding uncharacterized protein LOC126379175 isoform X1, giving the protein MSRENKMALPPQQFCVRWNSYHTNLQAVFPRLLLTEQFADVTLACESRQLRCHKLVLSACSAYLERLLTQNPCKHPIVLMRDMRFSEMQALVDFMYKGEVNVTQEELPSLLKSAEALQIRGLCSSDNTGLSEYTKPENKDYTVASEALVAHAQSQNNANTNGPSPPPAKPATPSTNGSKKRKCEDREVKEETVEEDGLYYGELDTDNMDYNEDEEPSKPGSSLGQASGRGLPYIRVKPESELFFQNKLQNLAKVNSDYIQRLSRMNATDIQKEFSKYGITNMATEDFLQKTTEKAENDYYKSWLEQNGELEVSLLKASQIKKPKIDTKNQKSEVELIPKMKESVAAKDIYPKIVEKAPIRRRGRPPIFKDKNVDIGETVLKSDLDQFLEGKEVSSSGLSRKDLERVMMGKFNPNRRYSNEAMWAALMDVKKGGSIYRAAQTHKVPRKSLRNWMKRCHIKSSFPMPQQLKQFVENSKKQKEYKTFDTFQDSPNFGEKSGTETEQYEPEVEFGKHFLTFASATMSSEDENVATQKNLEENGESTSAGNTGNVTNAAIDMSLHE